Below is a window of Plasmodium brasilianum strain Bolivian I chromosome 14, whole genome shotgun sequence DNA.
ttttctttttcaaatagtttaatatattcctttgaaatatttttataaaacctTTTTCCCCCTCTTGATGtgaattttgaatttttgatatatttatatattaattcattttcatcTTTATAATTAGCtgctttaaaaatttttattaacacgTTAGGTACATCATGTGGTTTTAAGGcaaggtaaaaatatattaatttggTTTTCAGTTTATCAGAAAttctgttatatatattataatcaattaaatcatattttttatcatatatttttgatatataatcAATTTTAAGAAAGTCAATGATATATCTTTTCCTTACCTCTACAGGTATACATAACCTTATACTCctcaaatatttaattaaaaaaatacgtaGTACTTTTAACCCTAACAcacaataaattttaaatttattatgttttataatatcatcCGTTAAATTTAATGTATGTTCAGTATTACCAAAAGGAATATTTTCATggtcatatgtatataaatttgtatataatttatttaaatttacacATACATCTTTGAACAATAAATGAGGCGAAACTTCCAAAAAGTTTCCTAGTCTCACCATTATGTCTTTACACTCTTCCTCAAAATTGAATTTTATGTGCTTTATCAGTTCAACACTATTCGTGAGTAACTCTTCACCTACAGTGTGTTTGTCATTGTTCTCGTCATTATGCACCACCCCTGAGAGATCCTCATTCTTACTTAGTATATCACGCGTATCCCACTTGTCATGCATATAACACGCATTAGCTGTATAATTACTTTGTTCCCCAACACCTAGACATCTGTTCGGAGTAACATCATCTCTTGTACTCAGTTTTCGCACGTCCGCTTTGATGTAATTATGGGCTCTTTCCCTCTTCATGCccttattatataaatttcgCACAAATAAGGCGGGGTTGtccttttttccctttcccCTACTTCTACTTCTTCCACTTCTGCTTCTTCTTCCCTTTTCCTTTCTCGCTAATTTTCCCCCTTCCCTTTTGTCGCTACACTTGAAAAGGTAGTGTTTATCTGTCCCCAcctttttgcaaaattttaaaatttttacaccTCTGTTCGTTTTAGCAAAAACGTTTAGTTGTGAAATACGTTCATTAGGTATCACGCATTCGTTCGTTTTGAATAGATACGAGAGTAAAACAAGGAAGacacatatgtattttcTGCTATTTTTTCGTTTCCCTTTGTtcctctttttattatttattgtcattttttttttttttttttgtcaaaaaatgaaaagtggTAGACACGTAAAAATGGCTAGTTGTTGCTGTACTGGACTCCACCACATATgctacaaatatatgtacgtagGTATACTTGTACGTAggtatacatgtacgtaggtatacatgtacgtaggtatacatgtacgtaggtatacatatacgtaggTATACATGTAAGtaggtatacatatacatgcaaCACCCCCAACATGGGTAATGCTACATATTCCTGCGTGAATTTTGTGCTTTACTCCCCCCTCCACCTGCTGCATATTCATacctctttttcttttgttcccaattatattatttatcaaCTTTtacgggaaaaaaaaaataatacgcattttctttttttattctctttcACGCCCTACTCATTATTATATGACCTCATAGGTGTATAAAAAACTTTGCTctacttttcatttttttattttttttcatttgcatGTACAATACCATAGTGAATTTCTCGGCAGAACAGACATGTTCATGTTTTGTATATCCTTCGACGAGGGGcaaggaacaaaaaaaacttaaagcATAAAACATAAAGCATAAAACTTAAAGCATAAAACGTAAAGCATAAAACGTAAAGCATAAAACGTAAAGCATAAAACGTAAAGCATAAAACGTAAAGCATAAAACATAAAGCGTAAAACATAAAGCGTAAAACGTAAAActtaaaacaaaagaaaaaaaaaattaaaaaattaaaaaattaaataacgtaaaaataaaagagtttCCTCTTTTTGCACAGTAAATTGGTATCCCCTCTCACGGGCATATAAATTTACGGCAAATAtctaaacttttttttttttttgccgtttcattttttgagaGTAATTTGTTACCTCCCCCATTTTGGGTACGGTATTATGCACATGTAAATGtagtatataagtatatactACGCACATGGACTTATGCTTAACACATGTGTTTAACCACTTAATGGAGTAAAATTAAACGTGCGAGTGATGCATTAATATCGTAAGTGGTAACAAATGAAAAGTAGGCATAAAGATTCTTACCCCTTTAggagaaattttaaatttacgtTTTATGTGTATTTCCCTCATCGTTAACacaaaaaggagaaaaaaggggaaaaagtACACACAAAGGCGAAGAGGTTAATgcaaatgagaaaaaaaaagaaaaaaaaactagcGGTCGAACAACCCAACAAAcgaacatacatatatacatacatatatacatacatgcatacatacatgcatacaacaagaatacatacatgcatacaacGTGAACACAACAAGAATACAACATAAATACTACATAAGTACTACATAAATACTACATAAATACTACATAAATACTACATAAATACTACATAAATACCCACATTCAGACTGAGCGGCATTTTTACGTACCCTTTTATTTACTCACGTGCA
It encodes the following:
- a CDS encoding hypothetical protein (conserved Plasmodium protein); translated protein: MTINNKKRNKGKRKNSRKYICVFLVLLSYLFKTNECVIPNERISQLNVFAKTNRGVKILKFCKKVGTDKHYLFKCSDKREGGKLARKEKGRRSRSGRSRSRGKGKKDNPALFVRNLYNKGMKRERAHNYIKADVRKLSTRDDVTPNRCLGVGEQSNYTANACYMHDKWDTRDILSKNEDLSGVVHNDENNDKHTVGEELLTNSVELIKHIKFNFEEECKDIMVRLGNFLEVSPHLLFKDVCVNLNKLYTNLYTYDHENIPFGNTEHTLNLTDDIIKHNKFKIYCVLGLKVLRIFLIKYLRSIRLCIPVEVRKRYIIDFLKIDYISKIYDKKYDLIDYNIYNRISDKLKTKLIYFYLALKPHDVPNVLIKIFKAANYKDENELIYKYIKNSKFTSRGGKRFYKNISKEYIKLFEKEKLIKKHSCEDNILWQRFFSLLKQHNEEIAGSQKIMKHTYRLIFSKINFANDHLLRIFRAKGFHIFDHYEGSQKGRLTVENEVTSNGLSSNELEMGEEEATNGQAVPDSPMKQKLTIGHKREMCVINYINNLKKFIINYIERNKSIYHSFYLLKKNVDTPKNVYYDDMISRNTNIFHFTNSQNSKDIEKREDIQSGGNSHVSNNTMDEDYSNTHISSLDQGEKESRTIKEHDKDISKNDMEEKPREDNVLKQTNAQWKHVPYQKDANLYCDEIINNTIDNILDIMIEGAGFKNIKTLFGIYNSLKSNKDFKLIHFKDKF